In Eucalyptus grandis isolate ANBG69807.140 chromosome 4, ASM1654582v1, whole genome shotgun sequence, the following proteins share a genomic window:
- the LOC104441101 gene encoding LOW QUALITY PROTEIN: transcription factor MYB41 (The sequence of the model RefSeq protein was modified relative to this genomic sequence to represent the inferred CDS: inserted 1 base in 1 codon) yields MGRTPCCDKNGLKKGPWTPEEDQKLVDYIQRHGYGNWRTLPKNAGLQRCGKSCRLRWTNYLRPDIKRGRFSFEEEETIIHLHSILGNKWSAIASRLPGRTDNEIKNFWNTHIRKRLLRMGIDPVTHSPRLDLLDLSSILSSSLYNSSQMNFSRLAGVQPQVNPELLTLATSLLSSQHQRHSYLPQAPQEIGQSQSQCQALLKTXQMQTPIQEVPACAPASTQCVSFSDEASRFLQSNLEQQFPSNFAVSSSQSSQVIDWKDNGLSSNFTDDYALIPHNYENLYGLDPAMSNSSAMSTPSSSPAPMNSNSTGINGCGTEDETYSSNMMLTYVVPDILDCNESQLMGSNQYFGSWSQCQ; encoded by the exons ATGGGAAGGACGCCGTGTTGCGACAAGAACGGGCTCAAGAAAGGTCCGTGGACGCCGGAGGAGGACCAGAAGCTGGTCGACTACATCCAGAGGCATGGCTACGGCAACTGGAGGACCCTCCCTAAGAATGCCG GGTTGCAGAGGTGCGGGAAGAGCTGCCGGTTGCGGTGGACGAACTATCTGAGGCCCGACATCAAGAGGGGCCGGTTCTCGTTCGAAGAGGAGGAGACCATCATTCACCTCCATAGCATTCTGGGCAACAA GTGGTCCGCCATCGCCTCCCGCTTGCCCGGAAGGACGGACAACGAGATCAAGAACTTCTGGAACACCCACATACGGAAGAGGCTCCTCCGCATGGGGATCGATCCCGTGACTCACAGCCCTCGCCTCGATCTCCTCGACCTCTCCTCCATCCTGAGCTCTTCTCTCTACAACTCGTCCCAGATGAACTTCTCGAGATTGGCTGGAGTCCAGCCCCAAGTTAACCCGGAATTACTAACGCTTGCGACCTCACTCCTATCGTCTCAACATCAACGTCACAGTTATCTTCCACAAGCCCCGCAGGAAATTGGCCAAAGCCAAAGCCAATGCCAAGCACTCCTGAAAA ACCAAATGCAAACTCCAATTCAAGAAGTCCCAGCTTGTGCACCGGCGAGCACTCAATGCGTTTCATTTTCCGATGAAGCTTCGAGATTTCTTCAGTCCAATCTAGAGCAACAATTTCCGTCGAATTTCGCTGTCTCCAGCTCCCAAAGTTCTCAAGTCATTGATTGGAAGGATAATGGGCTGTCGTCGAACTTTACAGATGATTATGCTCTGATCCCACATAATTATGAGAACCTCTATGGTCTCGATCCAGCCATGTCGAATTCCTCGGCTATGTCGACGCCTTCATCAAGCCCAGCGCCAATGAATTCGAACTCAACAGGCATCAATGGTTGCGGAACTGAGGACGAAACTTATAGCAGCAACATGATGTTAACATATGTAGTACCAGATATTCTAGATTGTAACGAGTCCCAGTTAATGGGAAGCAACCAATACTTCGGGTCTTGGAGTCAATGTCAATAA